CCTCGGCGGCGAGCTGCTGCTCAGCCTCGGTGTCTACCTTCGCGAACACCACGTCAGTGTGCTTCTCAGAAGCAGCCCCGTACGTGGGGGCAAACTGACGGCACGGGGCACACCAAGATGCCCAAAAATCCACCAGGACAATGTCATTGTCCTCAATGGTCGATGCGAACTGTTCTCCAGTGATGTCAACTGTAGCCATGCTTCCACGGTACGCGACCCCGCCCGCGAAGTCCCGCGGAGGGGCTCCCTGTTCGCTGTCTGCGTCACCGGGAATAAACGCCGAGAGGGAAGTTGTAAAGCAAGCCTTGTCCCGGATTGAACAAGTGTTTAGTCTTTGAAACATGCGTTCAAACGCAGAGGATATGACCACCCGGGCCCGGATCCGCGACGCCGCCATTGGGATCTTCGGCCGCGATGGTTTCGCCCGCGCAACTATCAGGTCAGTTGCCTCTGCCGCAGGGGTCAGTCCAGGCCTGGTCATCCACCACTTCGGCAGCAAAACCGGGCTTCGTGATGCCTGTGATCAGCATGTCCTTGCGCAAACAGCCACCCAGGGCCGCGAAAAAGCCGATCCGGTCTCCACGCGGCAGCTGATCCAGGACTACATGAACCACCCCGACCAATACTCCGACGAAATCACCTACATCCGACGCACCCTCAGCGACGAATCCGAGGCCGGCGACGCCTTCTTCGACGCCGTCGTGAAGCAAACGCAGGACATCATCCACGCCGGGATAGCGGCGGGAACCATCAGGGCGTTCGACGACGTCCGGTCCACCGCCGTCGTGATCGCCTCCAACAGCCTCTCAATCCTCATGCTGGGCCGGCACCTCTCACGGACGCTGGGACTGGTGGACCCTGAACCGCAAGGCATCGGCCCCGACCTTCTCCGGCAACTGACCCTGCCCGCCCTGGAGATTTACACGCACGGCTTCTACACCGATGCGCGTTTCCTGGATGCGGCCCGCGACGCCCTTGAACAAGAAACCAGCAACCACGGAAAGGAGCATGCCCCGTGACCCAGGCAATCGTCGTCGAGGGTTTACGCAAAAAGTTCGGTCACCGCGAAGTCCTGCACGGACTCGATTTCGCGGTTGACCGCGGGACAGTCTTCGGCGTCATTGGCCCGAACGGCGCAGGCAAGACCACCACCATGCGCTGCCTGCTGGATATTATTCGGCCCAGCGCGGGGTCCATTTCCGTTTTGGGAGAAGATCCGCGTTCTGCCGGCACTGCCCTCCGCCGCCGGATCGGCTACCTCCCCGGCGAGCTTCACTTGGAAAACAGGACCACGGGGCGCCGCATGCTGGAGCACTTCGCGGCGATCAGCGGCCCGGTGGACCCCAAGCATGTCAACGAACTCGCCGAGCGGCTGAACCTTGATCTGGATCGACAGACCCGGAAACTCTCCAAAGGCAACAAGCAAAAGCTGGGGCTGCTTCAGGCCTTCATGCATAAGCCCGAACTCCTGGTGCTGGACGAACCCACCAGCGGCCTGGATCCCCTGGTCCAACAGGTGTTCCATGCGATGGTCCGCGAGGCAGTGGATGGCGGCGCAACTGTGTTCCTCAGTTCGCACGTTCTCAGCGAAGTGCAGCAGGCCGCCGACGCCGTCGCCATCCTCCGCGACGGCGGCATCGTGACCGTTTCCACCGTGGAAGCGCTCCGGACTGCAGCAGTCCGGCAGGTACGGTTCACCAGCACCGAAACGGAAGCGCACGACGTCGGCGCGCTGCTGGCCCGGGTGCCAGGCGTCGCCAATATGGTGGTGCGGGAGCTCAAGGCCGACGGTCACACATCCGGAACAGTTGAGGCCACGGCGATGCTGTCCGGCCACGTTCAGCCCTTGGTTCAGGCGCTGGCCAGGTTGAACTTGACGGACCTGGTCCTCGAAGAACCGGACCTGGAGGAAGCTGTGCTCACTCTATACACAGCCCAAACTCCTCAGCCGGGCCAGTCTTCTCAGCCGGGCCAGTCTCCGGGGCTTGGCCAACCTCCGGGGCTTGGAAATGGTCAAACACAGGGCCGGCACGTGGAAGGAGCACACCGTGCCTAGAATCCTCCCCTTGTTCACCAAGGCCCTGACTGACTCATGGCGTTCAACGCTTGCTTGGGCAGTTGGTTTGTCGGCGGCATGCATGCTGTACCTGCCGCTCTATCCCTCGATTGGAGGCAGTGCGCAGATGCAGGACCTGATCAATGCGCTTCCTCCTGAGATGACCAAAGCCCTGAACTACGATCAAATCGCTTCGGGACCCGGCTACACCCAGGCCACCATGTTCGGGTTGATCGGATTCCTGCTGATGTCCATGGCCTCCATCGGCTGGGGTGCCGCGGCCGTAGGGGGCGACGAAGAATCCGGCTTGCTGGAACTGACGCTTGCCCACAGTGTTACCCGGGTGCAGATAGTCCTTGAACGCGCCTTGGCAATCGTGGTTCGCATTGCGTTGCTTTCGGTCCTTGTTTTTCTGTTGGTGCTGGGACTGAACGGGCCCTCGCAACTGGGCATCGACGTCGGACATCTCGCAGGTGCGGTACTGCTGTTCGCAGCCCTGGCACTTCTCAGCGGGACCGCCGCGCTCTTCGCCGGGGCACTGAGCGGCCGGAAAGTCTACGGGATCGCCGCCGGTGCCGCCGTAGCTGTTCTTGGTTATGTGTTCAACGCCGTGGGACGGCAAAGTCCCGACGTCCAGTGGTTGCTGAACCTTTCGCCGTACCACTGGGCGTACGGTAACTCCCCTGTAGCCAACGGCGCAGACTGGGGAGCTGCCGCGGGCTTGTACGGCATTTCGGCGGGGCTAATTGTGCTGGGCGCAGTCGCGCTGCAGCGACGCGATGTGGGGGTTTAGCTCCAGACGTGCGGCGCTGGCCGCCGCGATCCGGGAAGGGCATTGTTTTCCCGCCATTCGTGGATCCATTCGGGCAACTCAAGGTCAGCCGGTGGCGCTCCGAACTCAGCGATGATTTCTTCCTGCGTAACTGGCTTACCCTTACAGACCAAGCGGGTGGCGATGTGCGCCCGCGCATAGATTTCACCGTCTACTACCATGCGCTGTTCAAAATAGATGGCCTTCGTGTCCAGGCCAATGATGCGGGTTTCGATGGTGTATTGCTGCCAGAGTTGAAGAGACTTGCGAAAGGCGATGGTTTCACCGGCTGCCACCGGGCTCCAACCCCGCTTGCGCATTCTTGTCCAGATGCCGCTGCGGACCATGAGGTCGAAACGGCCGAGGTCCATTAACGAGAAATACATGCCGTTGTTGACGTGCATCGCGATGTCGATGTCAGTGGGCAGAACCCGTAGGGGCAGCGACGATTCTTCCCAAACGCCGAGCGGCGAGCGCTTGGAGGACGTGAACAGCAACATGAGGGTGCGAAGAAGCAGATGCATAACTCAATGTTACCCACCAGTAACTTGATGGGGAATGCATGGACCGCATAGTGGACCCTTTTCTTGGGCGCAGCAGGTTTATGTCTAACGTTTACCGCCGGTTCATCAAAGACGTGAATAATGTCTGAAACTCATATTGATGGAAGATACAAGGGGGACCCCTATGAGCACGCTGCAAACCGTCAGGCCGCAAGGCGACGTTTGGCCCGAACTTTCCCGCCACCAGCACGTGGTCCTCCAGGATGCCCGCGGCAACCGGATCGAGGGAACCATCGATGGCATGACCGACGATCGCAGTACACTGTGGATCCAACTCAAGGGTGGCTTGGGGCGCCAACTGGTGCACCACTTGGACGGCTACTGGCTGGAGACGCCGGCCGCCTGATCCCGCCCCGTCAAGACAGGGCGCTCGCTGTGGCTAGTATTCCCGTATGACTCAAGCGCGATACAGGGACCTGGTTGAATGGCCCCTCATGGCCACCGCATTGATTTTCCTCACGGCTTACGCGTGGCAGGTCATCGGTCGCGTCAGCGGGGCCGAGGCAATCCCCTTCGAAGTGGTTCTGTGGATCACGTGGGGAATTTTCGCGGTGGATTACTTCGCTAATCTTTGGCTTGCCGAGGACCGCATGCGGTGGTTCCTCTGGAATCTCCACGAACTTCTGATCGTGATACTCCCCTTCTTCCGCCCCCTCCGGCTTCTGAGGCTGGTCACGCTGCTCTCCGTCCTGCAGCGCACCGTGGGCGAAACACTGCGCGGGCGTGTGGCCACCTATGTTGCCGGCGCAGCCGCGATGCTGATCCTCATCGGAGCCCTGGCCGTGCTGGACGTTGAGCAGAACGCGCCCGACGCCAAAATCCTCACCTTCGGAGACGCCGCTTGGTGGGCCATCACCACTATCACCACCGTGGGCTACGGAGACCTCTACCCAGTAACTCCCATCGGCAGGATGGTGGCTGCCGCCCTGATGATGAGTGGGATCGCGGTCCTGGGTATGGTCACGGCGTCCATTGCCTCCTGGCTCCTGCAACGAATCGAGGAGAATGCCGAGGAGGTGGCCGCAGCAGCGGAAGTCAAGGCCGCAGCTGCCGAGGAACCGGTCCGCGCCGAGATGGCGGACCTCGTGACGGAGATCGCCGCGCTGCGGATGGAGATCGCCGAGCTCCGACAAGCCACCGAAGTCAGGCAGGCCACGGAACTCAGGCCGGCTGCAGAACGCGGGCCGGAGCGCGAGGCTTAGTCCCGGCATCAGGCCCTACCCGGCGTCGGGCCCTATCCCCCGTACCGTCACCACCTACTTTGCGACCCGGGTATTTCGACACGCCCCGCATTCCTGCGTGTTGCCGGTTTAGTGCAATCAAAGTGGGTGGTAGCCGCACACCCTCCTAGGGCGCCTCCCTGGGCTCCTCCCTGGGCGAAGCGGAATCAAGAAGCCAAAACTACTCGTGGGCACACAAAAAATCCCCGGAACCAGTGGTTCCGGGGATTTTCCTTGGGTGGCAGATGAGGGATTCGAACCCCCGTAGGCGTTGCCAGCTGATTTACAGTCAGCCCCCTTTGGCCGCTCGGGTAATCTGCCGAACTTCAAAAGAAGATCACTTCCGGAGACCGTTTCTTTTAGATCCGGTAACCGAAGGCAGAGACAACCTTACAGAACTTTCGGCGAAGAATCTAATCGGCGTCTGACGCCCGAGATTTCGCGGGATTTCAGGCTTCTCCGAGGATCCTTCCGGCCAGTTTGGCCTCGAACTTTTCGGCCTGCTCGGCAGTGATCTGGTTGAGCTGCACAGCGCGCAGCAAGTCCGCATGCACTCCGTCCATACGGGAGGCAGCATCGGGAACCGGACTCAGAACAATCGATGCCGCCACAGCTGCTGCGGCTACAGCACTTGCTGCGGCGACTGCGGCCGTGCCAATGGACCCTGCTGCTGCAGAAGCGGACTTGCTGATGGATTGGACGGCCTTGCTGCTCATGCTGATCCTCCGTGGATGCGTTCTTCCAACTGGTTCAACTCTCAACCGCCCGCCTCTGTTCCAACCCTGCATGCGCTGTGAGCGAACTGTGAATGAACTGCCCGGCCCCAACCGACGCCTTCCGTACTAGGCTGGATGCCAGACCAACCCGCCCTCACAGGGCCCCCAACCTAAGGAGAGTCATGGCAGGCGAATCCACATTCGACGTCGTAAGCAAAGTAGACAAGCAAGAGGTTGCCAACGCGCTGAACCAGTCCCAGAAGGAAATTGCGCAGCGATACGACTTCAAGGGCGTCGGCGCTGAGATCGACTTCAGCGGCGAGAAGATCCTCATGAAGGCCAACTCCGAGGACCGCGTCCTGGCTGTCCTGGATGTCTTCCAGTCCAAGCTCATCAAGCGCGGCATCTCCCTGAAGTCCCTCGACCAGGGCGAACCTTTCCCTTCCGGCAAGGAGTTCCGCCTGGAGTGCACCATCAAGGAGGGCATCGCCCAGGACATCGCCAAAAAGATCAACAAGATCATCCGCGATGAGGCCCCTAAGTCCGTCAAGTCCCAGATCCAAGGCGACGAACTTCGCGTCACCTCCAAGTCGCGTGATGACCTGCAGGAGACCATGAACATCCTCAAGAAGTTCGAAGAGGCTGACCTGCAGTTTGTAAACTTCCGCAGCTAGTCCCCTCCTAAAACGTCGCTGGCCCGCTTTTCCGTGGTTGTTCAACCACGGAAAAGCGGGCCAGCGACGTTTATGCCAATTACAAAAGCGGTCGCCCGGCCATCCGTTCCAGTCGGTTGATCCGTTCCTTCATGGGCGGGTGCGTGGAGAACATACGCCGCATGCCACCACCGCGGAACGGGTTGGCGATCATCAGGTGTGAGGCGTTGACCAGCCGCTGGTCCTGCGGGAGCGGCAACTGGGTGACGCCGGATTCGATCTTGCGCAGAGCTGAGGCGAGCGCCAACGGATCGCCGGTGAGCTCCGCGCCGTCCTCATCGGCGTCGAATTCGCGGGTGCGGGATATCGCCATCTGGATCAGCGACGCTGCGAATGGCGCGAGCAGGGCCATGGCGATGGTGGCCAGCGGGTTGGCGTTGCGCCGGTCGCCGCTGCCGAAGATCAGCAGCATCTGGCCTACGGAAGTGATGACGCCGGCCACGGCAGCAGCTACCGACGAAGTGAGGATGTCGCGGTTGTACACGTGCATCAGCTCATGACCCAGGACGCCCCTGAGTTCACGGGCATCCAGCAGATGGAGGATCCCCTCGGTGCAGCACACGGCAGCGTTCTTGGGATTGCGACCGGTTGCGAAGGCGTTGGGCGTCATGGTGGGTGAAAGGTAGATACGGGGCATGGGTTTGTTGGCACGTGCGGACAACTCCCGAACAATCTGGTAGAGCTGCGGTGCCTGCGCCTCGGTGACCGGGTAGGCGGCCATGGAGCGTATGGCGATCTTGTCGCTGTTCCAGTAGCCATAAGCAGTGGTTCCCACACCGATCAACGCCATGATCCAGATGGGCGTGGTACTGCGCGTCCCGGCCGCGATGATGGCGCCCAAACCCAACAACACCGCCCACAGCACACCAAAGAGCGCCGCGGTCTTGAGTCCATTGTTGTGTTTATGCACGGTAGATCTGGTCACTTTCCTCGGCTGTGGCAGGGGTTCTGTACGGATTAACGCCGACGGCGGCCGTCGTGTTCCGTTGTCAGCCTACGTTGCGGGGCCCGCTACGCAGGGTAAACGTCCCCGAAACCCGGCAGAGCTGGCCTCACAACGCAAAGGGGCTACGCGAAGGGGCCCGGACGCCAAGGCGTGAGCCTGGTGGCCTAGGGCACCGGATGCTTGGCGTCGTAGGCGACGAATCCGGGCTGCATTCGCGAAGCCACCCAGGCCAGGACTATGCAGAGAAGTCCCCCAAGGAGCAACACTCCGCCTTCACTCAGGAACTGGGTGACACCGCCGGCCAGCATGTCCCCCACTCGGGGACCTCCGGCCACCACCACGATGAACACACCCTGAAGCCGCCCCCTCATGTGGTCCGGCGTGGCTGACTGGAGGATGGTGGTACGGAAGACGGCGCTAATGGAGTCCGAGATCCCTGCGAGGGCGCAACACAGCGCGGCGGGGATCAGCCAGGCGGTGACGCCACCCTTCCCTGAGTCGCCGGCCAGCAGCACCACCAGCCCAAAACCGGCAATGGACGCGCCCCAGCCGATCACCGACCACACCACGGCGCTGCCCTGCTTGCGGACTCTCCCCAGGGGCCCTGAAAAGAGCCCGGCCAGGAAAGCACCCACGGCTGTGGAGGCAAGCAGAACACCCACCGTGGTTTCGCCTCCGCCGATCATTACTGCCCCGATGGCCGGCATCAAGGCCCGGGGTTGGGCGCAGATCATGGCGATGAGGTCGATGATGAACGTCATGCGGACATTAGGCCGCGTCCCCAGGAACCGGAATCCCTCCACCACGGAGCGGAGCCCTGGCCGCACAGCGTCTTTGGAAGGCGGTAGGGGCGGGAGTTTGAAAAGCCCCCACAAAGCGAAGGTGAAGCTGATGACGTCAATGGTGTACGTCCATCCGAATCCAATGGTTGCCACCAGGACACCTGCCAGAAGCGGCCCGGCTGTCATGGACAGGCCGAATGTCAGCATGCTCAGGGCATTGGCCGCGGGAAGCAGATCCTTGCGGACCAGGAGCGGAATGATGGCACTGCGGGCCGGGCCGTTGATGCCTTGGGCGCCGCTTTGTACGGCCACCAGCGCATAAAGGAGCCAGATGTTTCCGATTTCCAGCCACGCCTGCAAGGCCAGGGCGGCCGTGGTGGCCCATAGGACAAGCGAAGCAACGAGGGCAACTTTGCGGCGATCATAGGCGTCCGAAACGGAGCCTCCGTAAAGCCCGGCGATGACCAAGGGCACCAGCGCAAAGATGCCCAGGAGGCCCACGTAGAAGCTCTCCTGTGTGAGCCGGTAAACCTCCAGGCTAACGGCCACCAAGGTCAATTGGGTTCCTATGGCAGCCACCGAGGCCCCCAGCCAGAGCCGCCGAAAAGCCGGGCTCTCCTTCAAAGGGGTGATATCTGCCAATAGTTTCGCCACCGTCTTACCCTAACTACCCCTGAGGCAACCTCCCGTAACTCTCCCCGCCTTCGGTAACGCTTGGTAGGCTCACCCCGGGGAAGGAGTTGACATGGGCTTGGAGCGACGATTGCTGTACCGTTCGGGGTTTTGGGAAATAGCCCGGCCGCGCCACCCCCTCACGGCCGGGCACATCTTGATCCGGTTGTCTGACCCTGCCACCGAGTTCGCCCATGCATCAGCGACCGACTGGCTTTTCTGCCACAACCTTGTGCGCGCAGCACTCCATGACGTGTTGGGGGCAACCCGCTACGCGGTGATGTTCGCCCACCGTTGGCATCCGCTGGGCTCCGCCATCGGCGAGCCTGTGGCTGAGTCTTCAACACCTACGTTCCATCTGTTCGGGCGCTGGGACGGAGAAACCACGACGCCGGGGGCTCAGCTTTCGTTGCCGGCCCACCGTCGTCTCGGGGAGCCTGATCACTTGGAAGCTACCGATGCCGCCGTCCGTGAGGCGCTGCGGCGGAGGCGGCCAGAAGCCGCCATGAGTTCTGAGCCGGGGGCGGGCGACGCCGTCGAGCCTTCCACTATTCCCGGTCCGCTGGTGCGGGCGGTGCAAGCAGGACCGCACCACACAGTGATTGAGCCTGTCCGGGCGGTGGCGCTGGTCCGTGATGTTTTGCCGGCGGAGTTGCTGGCCATGGCGGCCGCCTTGGCTGAGCTTCCCTTGAGCGGGGGTCTGAGCGGATTCAGCTGCCTGGCACTGGAATCGGAGACAGCAGGTAGTCCGCTGCGGGTCCATGCGCTGGGCCGATCCGCGGCAGAGGAAGCCAATCCGCTGGAAGCGCTGATGAGTTCACCGGAAGTTAGCCTTGCCTTATTGTGAACTCCTCAAAATAAGTGTTTCAATGAGTGCATGACAGATCACACAGCCGAGCAAGCAGAATGGGCAGCCGCCCTGCATGCCCACGGCCGGCGTGTGACAAAACAGCGGCTGGCAGTGCTCGCCGCAGTCCAGCACCATCCGCACTCCCCGGCAGAAGGCATTCTTGCCGCTGCCCGCACAGAGCTTCCTGAACTGACGGCGCAGTCCGTTTATGTTGTGCTCAGCGACCTCACGGACCTGCAGATGCTGCGCCGCTTTGAACCGCCGCACTCCCCTGCTCTATACGAGACCCGCGTGGGCGACAACCACCATCACGCCGTCTGTATCAGCTGCGGAAAGGTGGAGGACGTGGATTGCGCAGTGGGCCACGCACCGTGCCTCACCCCGCACTGGGATGAAAATTCCAAGCCCATGACCATCCAGATCGCAGACGTCCTCTACCAAGGCATCTGCCAGGATTGCCAGTCCAAACAACAGCTTCCCGTAACTTCCGTAACTCAGAAATAAGAAAAAGGAGAACAATGACTGCCATTTCAACAACTCAGTCAGGTGCCCCCGTTACGTCCGACGCGCACTCGAAGTCCGTCGGCGCTGACGGTGCCATCATCCTCACCGACCACTACCTGGTGGAAAAGCTCGCCCAGTTCAACCGCGAGCGGGTGCCGGAGCGCGTAGTGCACGCCAAGGGCGGCGGCGCTTTCGGTACGTTCAAGACCACCTCGGACGTTTCGGCCTACACCAAGGCAGCTTTCCTGCAGCCGGGCGTCGAGACGGACATGTTGATCCGTTTCTCCTCCGTCGCAGGCGAGAACGGTTCTCCCGATACCTGGCGCGACCCCCGCGGTTTCGCCGTGAAGTTCTACACCTCCGAGGGCAACTACGACCTCGTTGGCAACAACACCCCCGTCTTCTTCATCCGCGACGGCATCAAGTTCCCGGACTTTATCCACTCCCAGAAGCGCCTCCCGGGCAGCCACCTGCGTGACGCTGACATGCAGTGGGACTTCTGGACCCTCTCCCCCGAGTCCGCCCACCAGGTCACCTGGCTTATGGGCGACCGCGGCCTCCCGGCTTCCTGGCGTGAAATGCAGGGCTACGGCTCGCACACCTACCAGTGGATCAACGCCGCCGGCGAGCGTTTCTGGGTCAAGTACCACTTCAAGTCCAACCAGGGCGTCAAGACCATCACGGGCGACCAGGCCGAAGAACTCGCCGGTTCGGACGCGGACTTCTACATCCGCGACCTCCAGGAGAACATTGCCGATGGCAACTTCCCCTCCTGGGAACTGCACGTCCAGGTCATGCCGTACGAGGATGCCAAGACGTACCGCTTCAACCCGTTCGACCTCACCAAGGTGTGGCCGCACTCTGACTACCCGCTGATCCACGTGGGCACCATGGAGCTGAACAAGAACCCGGAGAACTACTTCGCGCAGATCGAGCAGGCCACCTTCGCGCCGTCGAACTTCGTACCGGGCATCGCCGCTTCCCCGGACAAGATGCTGCAGGCCCGCATCTTCTCCTACGCAGACGCACACCGCTACCGCGTGGGCACCAACCACGCTCAGATCCCGGTGAACCAGCCGAAGAACCAGGTCAACAACTACAGCCAGGACGGCCAGGGTCGTTTCCTGTTCAATTCCCCCTCCACCCCGGTGTACGCACCGAACTCGGTGGGTGGCCCGGCTGCTGTTGAGCCGACTTCACCGGCTGGCGGCTGGGAGAACGACGGCGAGCTCACCCTCTCCGCCCACACCCTGCACGCTGAGGACGACGACTTCGGCCAGGCCGGGACCCTGTACCGCGAGGTCTACGACGACGCCGCAAAGGCCCGCCTCCTGGACACCATCACCGGTGCTGTTGGCGGCGTGAAGAACGCCGACATCAAGGAACGCGCCATCCAGTACTGGACCAACGTCGACTCCGATCTTGGCGCCAAGCTCCGTGCCAACCTCGGTGCAGGCCAGACCGAGTCCGACGCCGAAGCAGCCAACAAGGTCTAAGCGTCTTTTGCTCTAGTGCTTTCCAGAACACCCCGCTGCGGATCTTCTCCGCGGCGGGGTGTTCTTTTGTTTTCCACATAGCCCACCCAGGCTATGGCTGGGCAGACGTTGCCGTCCCTAGGATCCTTCTATGACCACATTTGAAGGCATCCCTACCGCCGCATTCCGTTTCTACGCCGAGCTTGAAGAGAACAACAACCGTGAGTGGTGGCTGGAACACAAAACAACGTACGACGCCGAGGTGAAGCAACCGCTGGTATCGCTCCTTTCGGAGCTGGAGCCGGAGTTCGGGCCGGCAAAGATCTTTCGGCCGAACAGGGACGTCAGGTTTTCCCAGGACAAGTCCCCGTACAAGACAGCTCAAGGGGCTTTTGCTGCCGGGCAGGAGGGCGTGGGCTTCTATCTGCAGATCAGCGCCGACGGCCTGCTGATCGGCGGCGGCTACCACTCCCACACTCCGGCGCAACTGGCACGTTTCCGGGCTGCAGTGGACGCCCCTGAGAGCGGGTTGGAGCTCCAGAAGATTGTGGATGCGGTGGCGGCGGCAGGTTTCGCCATTGAAGGTGAGAGACTCAAGACCGTTCCGCGAGGTTTCGATAAGGACCATCCACGGGCCGAGCTTCTCAAGCACAAGTCCTTGTCAGCGGGCGTAGAGGTGGGCCAACCGGAGTGGGTGTCCACGTCCGCAGCCTGTCAAGAGATTGCTGCCCGGTGGGAAGTGCTGAGGCCGCTGGTTGAATGGGTGGGTGAGCATGCAGCGCCGTAGCCGAGGCGAGGCGGGCGCGAA
The sequence above is a segment of the Arthrobacter sp. StoSoilB22 genome. Coding sequences within it:
- a CDS encoding thioredoxin family protein; this encodes MATVDITGEQFASTIEDNDIVLVDFWASWCAPCRQFAPTYGAASEKHTDVVFAKVDTEAEQQLAAEAGITSIPTLMAFREKVLVFSQPGALNGPQLEQVIEAVKGLDMEEVHAHVAKARAEAQEN
- the htpX gene encoding zinc metalloprotease HtpX, whose amino-acid sequence is MHKHNNGLKTAALFGVLWAVLLGLGAIIAAGTRSTTPIWIMALIGVGTTAYGYWNSDKIAIRSMAAYPVTEAQAPQLYQIVRELSARANKPMPRIYLSPTMTPNAFATGRNPKNAAVCCTEGILHLLDARELRGVLGHELMHVYNRDILTSSVAAAVAGVITSVGQMLLIFGSGDRRNANPLATIAMALLAPFAASLIQMAISRTREFDADEDGAELTGDPLALASALRKIESGVTQLPLPQDQRLVNASHLMIANPFRGGGMRRMFSTHPPMKERINRLERMAGRPLL
- a CDS encoding TetR family transcriptional regulator, which gives rise to MRSNAEDMTTRARIRDAAIGIFGRDGFARATIRSVASAAGVSPGLVIHHFGSKTGLRDACDQHVLAQTATQGREKADPVSTRQLIQDYMNHPDQYSDEITYIRRTLSDESEAGDAFFDAVVKQTQDIIHAGIAAGTIRAFDDVRSTAVVIASNSLSILMLGRHLSRTLGLVDPEPQGIGPDLLRQLTLPALEIYTHGFYTDARFLDAARDALEQETSNHGKEHAP
- a CDS encoding catalase, with amino-acid sequence MTAISTTQSGAPVTSDAHSKSVGADGAIILTDHYLVEKLAQFNRERVPERVVHAKGGGAFGTFKTTSDVSAYTKAAFLQPGVETDMLIRFSSVAGENGSPDTWRDPRGFAVKFYTSEGNYDLVGNNTPVFFIRDGIKFPDFIHSQKRLPGSHLRDADMQWDFWTLSPESAHQVTWLMGDRGLPASWREMQGYGSHTYQWINAAGERFWVKYHFKSNQGVKTITGDQAEELAGSDADFYIRDLQENIADGNFPSWELHVQVMPYEDAKTYRFNPFDLTKVWPHSDYPLIHVGTMELNKNPENYFAQIEQATFAPSNFVPGIAASPDKMLQARIFSYADAHRYRVGTNHAQIPVNQPKNQVNNYSQDGQGRFLFNSPSTPVYAPNSVGGPAAVEPTSPAGGWENDGELTLSAHTLHAEDDDFGQAGTLYREVYDDAAKARLLDTITGAVGGVKNADIKERAIQYWTNVDSDLGAKLRANLGAGQTESDAEAANKV
- a CDS encoding potassium channel family protein — encoded protein: MTQARYRDLVEWPLMATALIFLTAYAWQVIGRVSGAEAIPFEVVLWITWGIFAVDYFANLWLAEDRMRWFLWNLHELLIVILPFFRPLRLLRLVTLLSVLQRTVGETLRGRVATYVAGAAAMLILIGALAVLDVEQNAPDAKILTFGDAAWWAITTITTVGYGDLYPVTPIGRMVAAALMMSGIAVLGMVTASIASWLLQRIEENAEEVAAAAEVKAAAAEEPVRAEMADLVTEIAALRMEIAELRQATEVRQATELRPAAERGPEREA
- a CDS encoding YajQ family cyclic di-GMP-binding protein — encoded protein: MAGESTFDVVSKVDKQEVANALNQSQKEIAQRYDFKGVGAEIDFSGEKILMKANSEDRVLAVLDVFQSKLIKRGISLKSLDQGEPFPSGKEFRLECTIKEGIAQDIAKKINKIIRDEAPKSVKSQIQGDELRVTSKSRDDLQETMNILKKFEEADLQFVNFRS
- a CDS encoding Fur family transcriptional regulator, with amino-acid sequence MTDHTAEQAEWAAALHAHGRRVTKQRLAVLAAVQHHPHSPAEGILAAARTELPELTAQSVYVVLSDLTDLQMLRRFEPPHSPALYETRVGDNHHHAVCISCGKVEDVDCAVGHAPCLTPHWDENSKPMTIQIADVLYQGICQDCQSKQQLPVTSVTQK
- a CDS encoding DUF2461 domain-containing protein, with protein sequence MTTFEGIPTAAFRFYAELEENNNREWWLEHKTTYDAEVKQPLVSLLSELEPEFGPAKIFRPNRDVRFSQDKSPYKTAQGAFAAGQEGVGFYLQISADGLLIGGGYHSHTPAQLARFRAAVDAPESGLELQKIVDAVAAAGFAIEGERLKTVPRGFDKDHPRAELLKHKSLSAGVEVGQPEWVSTSAACQEIAARWEVLRPLVEWVGEHAAP
- a CDS encoding acyl-CoA thioesterase; this encodes MHLLLRTLMLLFTSSKRSPLGVWEESSLPLRVLPTDIDIAMHVNNGMYFSLMDLGRFDLMVRSGIWTRMRKRGWSPVAAGETIAFRKSLQLWQQYTIETRIIGLDTKAIYFEQRMVVDGEIYARAHIATRLVCKGKPVTQEEIIAEFGAPPADLELPEWIHEWRENNALPGSRRPAPHVWS
- a CDS encoding ABC transporter ATP-binding protein, with the protein product MTQAIVVEGLRKKFGHREVLHGLDFAVDRGTVFGVIGPNGAGKTTTMRCLLDIIRPSAGSISVLGEDPRSAGTALRRRIGYLPGELHLENRTTGRRMLEHFAAISGPVDPKHVNELAERLNLDLDRQTRKLSKGNKQKLGLLQAFMHKPELLVLDEPTSGLDPLVQQVFHAMVREAVDGGATVFLSSHVLSEVQQAADAVAILRDGGIVTVSTVEALRTAAVRQVRFTSTETEAHDVGALLARVPGVANMVVRELKADGHTSGTVEATAMLSGHVQPLVQALARLNLTDLVLEEPDLEEAVLTLYTAQTPQPGQSSQPGQSPGLGQPPGLGNGQTQGRHVEGAHRA
- a CDS encoding MFS transporter, translated to MAKLLADITPLKESPAFRRLWLGASVAAIGTQLTLVAVSLEVYRLTQESFYVGLLGIFALVPLVIAGLYGGSVSDAYDRRKVALVASLVLWATTAALALQAWLEIGNIWLLYALVAVQSGAQGINGPARSAIIPLLVRKDLLPAANALSMLTFGLSMTAGPLLAGVLVATIGFGWTYTIDVISFTFALWGLFKLPPLPPSKDAVRPGLRSVVEGFRFLGTRPNVRMTFIIDLIAMICAQPRALMPAIGAVMIGGGETTVGVLLASTAVGAFLAGLFSGPLGRVRKQGSAVVWSVIGWGASIAGFGLVVLLAGDSGKGGVTAWLIPAALCCALAGISDSISAVFRTTILQSATPDHMRGRLQGVFIVVVAGGPRVGDMLAGGVTQFLSEGGVLLLGGLLCIVLAWVASRMQPGFVAYDAKHPVP
- a CDS encoding ABC transporter permease subunit, encoding MPRILPLFTKALTDSWRSTLAWAVGLSAACMLYLPLYPSIGGSAQMQDLINALPPEMTKALNYDQIASGPGYTQATMFGLIGFLLMSMASIGWGAAAVGGDEESGLLELTLAHSVTRVQIVLERALAIVVRIALLSVLVFLLVLGLNGPSQLGIDVGHLAGAVLLFAALALLSGTAALFAGALSGRKVYGIAAGAAVAVLGYVFNAVGRQSPDVQWLLNLSPYHWAYGNSPVANGADWGAAAGLYGISAGLIVLGAVALQRRDVGV